The Methanoculleus marisnigri JR1 genome window below encodes:
- a CDS encoding PKD domain-containing protein, which translates to MTLCLVAATLLLIGTASAAAPDAAFSSNTISGPAPLTVQFTDNSAGGPDGWAWFFGDETYNGTWTAVNTSAGWSARGGHTSVVMPNGSIILMGGIDGGSRNDVWLSTDNGATWENITPHDPNDIWSGRYGHAAVAVNDTIVLMGGMNVMGDEYTLKNDVWQSRDYGATWTCVNTSPGWLARYAHTSVAMPDGSIVLMSGTTGSGLKDVWKSPSSGRTWERMTDITDSAEWPGEGPTSVVLPDGSIVIMGGAGSSGRVWKSTDGGAIWTELSNPGEGYSRYSHTSVAMPDGSIVIMGGWYLGLKNDVWRSTDNGTTWTQVTEHAEWSPRLGHTSVAMPDGSIVIMGGDGSTSDVWRLETAGSNARNPSHTYTTPGTYTVTLQAYNDDGYNVTRQVITVTAAVAPTANFTANRTSGTAPLAVQFNDTSTGGPTSWAWDFGDGETSTDQNATHTYAAAGNYTVSLNATNAAGSNTHTETDYITASAVPVPPVANFTGTPTSGTAPLAVQFNDTSTGGPTSWTWDFGDGETSTDQNATHTYAAAGTYTVSLTATNAVGSDTHTETDYITVSAAPVLPVANFTGTPTSGTAPLAVQFNDTSTGGPTAWNWSFGDGTWHNTTDVAERNATYTYAAAGTYTVNLTVDNADGTDMLSRAGYITVTGSTPTVTPTVTPTVTPTVTPTVTPTSRPVYSGGGGGGSTGGPDGYNVGGDSAVSKVAVAGTGLKTFIITGWKQSSPGTGIPPAPGTPYQYVDLVPARFEEITGANITFSVPQTWLDEHGFAPEDIVLYHYNGTAWEALPTTVKGTAGTAVTFTAMTPGFSLFAITGIEQAGGVTTPTATTPPATAEPTATETAAAPAGGPAPEFPLGTVALVAGVILVLAGAGYLVRRWWIIRQNPALFQKYD; encoded by the coding sequence ATGACGCTGTGCCTGGTCGCTGCAACCCTGCTGCTGATCGGCACCGCAAGCGCTGCCGCACCTGACGCGGCGTTCAGCAGCAACACAATTTCCGGACCAGCGCCCCTGACTGTACAGTTCACCGATAACTCGGCCGGCGGCCCGGACGGGTGGGCGTGGTTCTTCGGCGACGAGACGTATAACGGGACGTGGACGGCGGTGAACACGAGCGCCGGGTGGTCGGCAAGAGGGGGGCACACCAGCGTCGTGATGCCGAACGGGAGCATCATACTCATGGGCGGAATTGACGGCGGCTCAAGGAACGACGTGTGGCTATCAACGGATAACGGTGCAACCTGGGAAAATATCACGCCGCACGACCCCAATGACATATGGTCAGGACGATACGGCCATGCGGCGGTCGCGGTCAATGATACCATCGTTCTCATGGGCGGCATGAACGTCATGGGCGACGAGTACACCTTAAAAAACGATGTGTGGCAGTCGCGCGATTACGGCGCGACATGGACATGCGTGAACACGAGTCCCGGGTGGTTGGCAAGATACGCTCACACCAGCGTCGCGATGCCGGATGGAAGCATCGTACTCATGAGTGGTACCACCGGTTCCGGCCTGAAAGACGTCTGGAAGTCGCCTAGTAGTGGCAGAACCTGGGAGCGGATGACCGACATCACCGACAGCGCAGAGTGGCCAGGAGAAGGCCCCACCAGCGTCGTACTGCCGGACGGGAGCATCGTAATCATGGGCGGGGCGGGCAGCTCGGGCAGGGTATGGAAGTCGACCGACGGCGGGGCCATATGGACGGAGTTGTCCAACCCCGGGGAGGGGTACTCAAGATACTCTCACACCAGCGTCGCGATGCCGGACGGGAGCATCGTAATCATGGGCGGCTGGTACCTCGGCCTGAAAAACGACGTCTGGCGGTCGACCGACAACGGCACGACATGGACGCAGGTGACCGAGCACGCCGAGTGGTCGCCAAGGCTGGGCCACACCTCCGTCGCGATGCCGGACGGGAGCATCGTAATCATGGGCGGGGATGGCAGCACGAGCGACGTCTGGCGCCTTGAAACCGCAGGATCAAACGCCCGGAACCCATCGCACACCTATACCACCCCGGGCACCTACACGGTAACGCTGCAGGCATACAACGACGACGGTTACAACGTCACGCGACAGGTCATCACGGTCACGGCTGCGGTCGCCCCGACGGCAAACTTCACCGCCAACCGGACTTCCGGCACCGCGCCGCTCGCCGTGCAGTTCAATGACACCTCGACAGGAGGACCGACTTCGTGGGCCTGGGACTTCGGCGACGGCGAAACCTCGACCGATCAGAACGCCACCCACACCTACGCCGCCGCCGGAAACTACACCGTCAGCCTGAATGCCACCAACGCAGCAGGAAGCAACACGCACACCGAGACCGACTACATCACGGCCTCCGCTGTACCGGTTCCGCCAGTGGCAAACTTCACCGGCACGCCGACCTCCGGCACCGCGCCGCTCGCCGTGCAGTTCAACGACACCTCGACAGGAGGACCGACCTCGTGGACCTGGGACTTCGGTGACGGTGAAACCTCGACCGATCAGAACGCCACGCACACCTACGCCGCCGCCGGAACCTACACCGTCAGCCTGACGGCCACCAACGCAGTAGGAAGCGACACGCACACCGAGACCGACTACATCACGGTCTCCGCCGCACCGGTTCTTCCGGTGGCAAACTTCACCGGCACGCCGACCTCCGGCACCGCGCCGCTCGCCGTACAGTTCAACGACACCTCGACCGGCGGCCCGACCGCCTGGAACTGGTCGTTCGGTGACGGCACGTGGCACAACACCACGGACGTAGCAGAGAGGAACGCCACGTACACCTACGCCGCCGCCGGAACCTACACCGTCAACCTGACGGTCGATAACGCGGACGGAACCGACATGCTCTCCCGGGCCGGCTACATCACGGTCACGGGCTCAACCCCAACCGTAACCCCAACTGTAACCCCAACCGTAACCCCAACCGTAACCCCAACCGTAACCCCAACCAGCAGGCCGGTCTACAGCGGCGGTGGCGGCGGCGGTTCGACGGGCGGGCCGGACGGCTATAACGTGGGCGGCGACTCCGCCGTGAGCAAGGTCGCCGTCGCCGGCACCGGGCTCAAGACGTTCATCATCACCGGCTGGAAGCAGTCCTCCCCGGGAACCGGGATTCCCCCTGCACCGGGCACCCCATACCAGTACGTCGACCTGGTGCCGGCCCGGTTCGAGGAGATCACCGGGGCGAACATCACCTTCTCCGTCCCGCAGACGTGGCTCGATGAGCACGGATTTGCCCCTGAAGATATCGTGCTCTACCACTACAACGGCACGGCATGGGAAGCCCTCCCGACGACGGTCAAGGGTACCGCCGGGACGGCAGTCACCTTCACCGCAATGACCCCCGGATTCTCCCTCTTTGCGATCACCGGGATAGAGCAGGCCGGTGGGGTGACGACCCCGACGGCGACAACGCCGCCGGCGACGGCAGAACCCACCGCGACAGAGACCGCGGCCGCACCGGCCGGCGGGCCGGCACCCGAGTTCCCGCTCGGAACGGTCGCCCTTGTCGCCGGGGTGATCCTGGTGCTCGCCGGGGCCGGCTACCTGGTTCGCCGCTGGTGGATCATACGGCAGAACCCGGCGCTCTTCCAGAAATACGATTGA
- a CDS encoding cache domain-containing protein, with the protein MRISSTSFLCVCILGLLLMAAGCTQSKPDSNASTPGSPEPNYTSNETLAAFVESAVDYAKANGKEKALAEFSDPNGSFVRGELYIYAYDFNNVALAHPFDPDKIGVNRMDELDAFGNPYTRQFIDAAENGSGFVRFYYVNPAHNRTVESKLGYVMKVDEDWWLGSGIYTGPAEQVTENSQTQS; encoded by the coding sequence ATGAGAATCTCGTCCACCTCATTCCTGTGCGTCTGCATCCTCGGCCTGCTCCTCATGGCCGCCGGATGCACGCAGAGCAAGCCGGATAGCAACGCCTCGACGCCGGGAAGCCCCGAACCCAACTACACCTCCAATGAAACGCTCGCCGCCTTCGTCGAGAGCGCGGTCGATTACGCGAAAGCCAACGGCAAAGAAAAGGCCCTCGCCGAGTTTTCCGACCCGAACGGGTCGTTCGTCAGGGGTGAACTCTACATCTATGCCTACGACTTCAACAACGTCGCCCTCGCCCACCCGTTCGACCCCGACAAGATCGGCGTGAACCGGATGGACGAGCTCGACGCCTTCGGCAACCCCTACACCCGGCAGTTCATCGACGCGGCGGAGAACGGCTCCGGGTTCGTCCGGTTCTACTACGTCAACCCCGCACACAACCGGACGGTCGAATCAAAACTGGGATACGTGATGAAGGTGGACGAGGACTGGTGGCTCGGCTCCGGAATCTACACGGGGCCGGCAGAGCAGGTCACGGAAAACAGCCAGACACAGAGTTAA
- a CDS encoding DUF1894 domain-containing protein — MGCLEALKPEVILSQSSFKEAREYIKKNVREYHEVEPGYKIHDVHIIGVPPLYVGIEGENLIFPYTKPCHGTFVVKVAGGEEIARLRARKGK; from the coding sequence ATGGGCTGTCTCGAAGCGCTGAAACCCGAGGTCATTCTCTCGCAGTCGTCTTTTAAGGAGGCGCGGGAGTATATCAAGAAGAACGTCCGGGAGTACCACGAGGTCGAACCGGGCTACAAAATCCATGATGTCCATATCATCGGTGTGCCGCCGCTCTATGTCGGCATCGAGGGAGAGAACCTGATCTTCCCCTACACCAAGCCCTGCCACGGGACGTTCGTGGTGAAGGTCGCCGGCGGCGAGGAGATCGCACGGCTGCGGGCGCGGAAGGGGAAATAA
- a CDS encoding DUF1890 domain-containing protein: MTENNEKTALILLGCPQVPVQTSMALYLVHGLKEQGIRPVIAGTQAARKLMEVADPDRHYVSEMTDLDAAIDEITGKQRDFDLCFVFIHNDSGVAYAGTMAYISKARVYALLFGEHAEELAGEIEFPCEVVAAKAVHNPMPLKRKLDEVMQWAVSKR; the protein is encoded by the coding sequence ATGACCGAGAACAACGAGAAGACCGCGCTGATCCTGCTCGGGTGCCCGCAGGTGCCCGTCCAGACGAGCATGGCGCTCTACCTGGTCCACGGCCTGAAGGAGCAGGGCATCCGGCCGGTGATTGCCGGGACACAGGCGGCCCGTAAACTGATGGAGGTGGCCGACCCGGACCGGCACTACGTTTCGGAGATGACCGATCTCGACGCGGCGATCGACGAGATCACGGGGAAGCAGCGGGACTTCGACCTCTGCTTCGTCTTCATCCACAACGACTCGGGAGTCGCGTATGCCGGGACGATGGCCTACATATCGAAGGCACGGGTGTATGCCCTCCTCTTCGGGGAGCACGCGGAGGAACTCGCCGGTGAGATCGAGTTCCCCTGCGAGGTCGTCGCGGCGAAGGCCGTCCACAACCCCATGCCGCTGAAGCGCAAACTCGACGAGGTGATGCAATGGGCTGTCTCGAAGCGCTGA
- the fdhD gene encoding formate dehydrogenase accessory sulfurtransferase FdhD encodes MEIVCRAGIQMTGDGAREVHDDIIVEDHVRLFLNGEFLTALVASPDRLDDLGAGFVVCEGLADSVESVEVAGKDVHITAPVKKEIRLETESSGGSRVLGEPGSVASSITITADGIRAVTAAIESDTWRRTGGVHCSVLFCDGELVTRACDVGRHNTVDKVVGHAALKGLDRSRCILGCTGRQPAGMVAKAANAGIPIVVSRAATTDRGILTAERAGLTLVGFSRGERFTIYTHPERVPEVLEQLEKTKR; translated from the coding sequence ATGGAGATCGTCTGCCGCGCCGGCATCCAGATGACGGGTGACGGTGCACGCGAGGTTCACGACGACATCATCGTCGAGGACCACGTCCGGCTCTTTTTGAACGGCGAGTTCCTCACGGCGCTCGTGGCAAGCCCCGACCGCCTGGACGACCTCGGGGCAGGGTTCGTCGTCTGCGAGGGGCTGGCGGACTCGGTCGAGTCGGTGGAGGTTGCCGGGAAGGACGTCCACATCACCGCACCGGTGAAAAAGGAGATCCGGCTCGAGACGGAGTCGTCCGGCGGTTCCCGCGTGCTCGGCGAGCCGGGATCGGTCGCGTCGTCGATCACGATCACGGCGGACGGCATCCGTGCGGTCACGGCGGCGATCGAGTCCGACACCTGGCGGAGGACCGGCGGCGTCCACTGCTCGGTTCTCTTCTGCGACGGCGAACTCGTCACCCGGGCGTGCGATGTGGGGAGGCACAACACCGTCGACAAGGTCGTGGGCCATGCGGCCTTAAAGGGGCTCGACCGGTCGAGGTGCATCCTCGGGTGCACGGGCCGGCAGCCGGCGGGGATGGTGGCGAAGGCGGCGAACGCGGGGATCCCGATCGTCGTCTCCCGCGCCGCCACGACCGACCGGGGCATCCTCACGGCGGAGCGCGCGGGTCTCACGCTGGTCGGCTTCTCGCGGGGGGAGCGGTTCACCATCTACACGCACCCGGAGCGGGTGCCCGAAGTCCTTGAGCAACTGGAGAAGACAAAACGATGA
- the cutA gene encoding divalent-cation tolerance protein CutA gives MVLPEFAVVFCTAPAGEAEALARALVDARLAACVNVVDVHSCFRWKGTVENEAERLLVAKTQHRLLEPLIERIRELHSYETPEIIALPIVGGYAPYLDWVREETA, from the coding sequence ATGGTTCTCCCGGAATTCGCCGTGGTCTTCTGCACGGCCCCCGCCGGCGAAGCGGAAGCCCTTGCAAGAGCGCTCGTTGATGCACGCCTCGCCGCCTGCGTGAACGTCGTCGACGTGCACTCCTGCTTCCGGTGGAAGGGCACGGTCGAGAACGAGGCCGAGCGGCTCCTCGTCGCGAAGACGCAGCACCGCCTGCTCGAGCCGCTCATCGAGCGGATCCGGGAGCTGCACAGTTACGAGACCCCCGAGATCATCGCCCTTCCCATCGTCGGCGGCTACGCGCCGTATCTCGACTGGGTCCGGGAGGAGACGGCCTGA
- a CDS encoding iron-sulfur cluster scaffold-like protein, whose protein sequence is MYTEKVIEEFTNPENVGELADADAVGEAGSPTCGDIMKIYLKVEGDRIVDARFQTFGCAAAIASSSMATRMILGMTIAEAWNLSNTDVVDALGGLPEPKVHCSLLARDAIRAAIDDFRTRRGLEPLERGSGCCCSGEGGCDSCPGND, encoded by the coding sequence ATGTATACGGAGAAAGTAATCGAAGAGTTCACGAACCCCGAGAACGTGGGCGAACTGGCCGACGCCGACGCCGTCGGCGAGGCGGGGAGCCCGACCTGCGGGGATATCATGAAGATCTACCTCAAGGTCGAGGGCGACCGGATCGTTGACGCCCGGTTCCAGACCTTCGGGTGTGCGGCGGCGATCGCCTCGAGTTCGATGGCTACCCGGATGATCCTGGGGATGACCATCGCCGAGGCATGGAACCTCTCGAACACCGATGTGGTGGACGCTCTCGGCGGCCTCCCGGAACCGAAGGTGCACTGCTCGCTCCTCGCCCGCGACGCTATCCGGGCCGCGATCGACGACTTCCGAACCCGCCGGGGGCTCGAGCCCCTGGAGAGGGGGTCGGGCTGCTGCTGCTCCGGGGAGGGCGGCTGCGATTCCTGCCCCGGGAACGATTAA
- the nifS gene encoding cysteine desulfurase NifS, producing the protein MNDQVERTLYMDHAATTFMKPEVVAAMAPYLSEHFGNPSSLYRYSGESRSGVETARGQVATAVAASTGEIFFTSGGTEADNWAIKGVAFANRERGNHIVTSAIEHHAVLHTCEWLERQGFSVTYLPVDEFGRVDPVAVEAAITDETILVSVMTANNEIGTVQPVAEIGRVAHDHGVLFHTDAVQAIGAVPIDVERMNIDLLSLSGHKFYGPKGTGALYIRQGTRVETLIHGGAQERGRRAGTENVPGIVGLGRAIELATADIEGHNRRIATMRDRLIRGILGSIPDSRLNGHPLERLPNNANFSFRYVEGESILLLLDGRGICASTGSACSSGSSEPSHVLLATGLSHEEAHGSLRLTLGDANTEDDVDYVLEVLPEVIGRLRRISPLTPARTRMPEAE; encoded by the coding sequence ATGAACGATCAGGTAGAGCGCACCCTCTATATGGATCATGCGGCGACGACCTTCATGAAGCCCGAGGTCGTTGCGGCGATGGCCCCGTACCTCTCGGAGCATTTCGGCAACCCCTCGTCCCTCTACCGGTATTCTGGGGAATCCCGGAGCGGCGTTGAGACGGCGCGGGGACAGGTGGCGACGGCCGTCGCCGCGAGCACCGGCGAGATCTTCTTCACCTCCGGCGGGACGGAGGCCGACAACTGGGCGATCAAGGGGGTCGCTTTCGCGAACCGGGAGCGCGGCAACCACATCGTCACCTCCGCAATCGAGCACCACGCGGTCCTTCACACCTGCGAGTGGCTGGAGCGGCAGGGATTCTCCGTCACCTATCTCCCCGTCGACGAGTTCGGGAGGGTCGACCCGGTGGCGGTCGAAGCGGCGATCACGGATGAGACCATCCTCGTCTCGGTGATGACCGCGAACAACGAGATCGGGACAGTCCAGCCGGTCGCGGAGATCGGGCGGGTCGCGCACGATCACGGCGTCCTCTTCCATACCGACGCCGTCCAGGCGATCGGGGCGGTGCCGATCGACGTAGAGCGGATGAATATCGATCTCCTCTCGCTCTCCGGGCACAAGTTCTACGGCCCGAAGGGGACGGGGGCACTCTATATCCGGCAGGGGACCCGGGTCGAGACCCTGATCCACGGCGGCGCACAGGAGCGAGGAAGGCGGGCCGGAACCGAGAACGTCCCCGGCATTGTCGGGCTCGGGAGGGCGATCGAACTTGCGACCGCCGATATCGAGGGGCACAACCGCCGGATCGCCACGATGCGGGACCGACTGATCCGTGGTATCCTCGGCTCCATCCCGGACTCCCGCTTAAACGGCCACCCGCTGGAACGCCTCCCGAACAACGCGAACTTCAGTTTCCGCTACGTCGAGGGGGAGTCGATCCTGCTGCTGCTCGACGGCCGCGGGATCTGCGCATCCACGGGGAGCGCCTGCTCTTCGGGGTCGTCGGAACCGTCACACGTCCTGCTTGCGACCGGCCTCTCCCACGAGGAGGCGCACGGTTCGCTCCGGCTGACGCTCGGCGATGCGAACACGGAAGACGACGTCGATTATGTCCTTGAAGTGCTGCCGGAGGTGATCGGGCGGCTGCGGCGGATATCGCCGCTGACGCCTGCCCGCACCCGGATGCCGGAGGCCGAGTGA
- a CDS encoding LL-diaminopimelate aminotransferase: MYSRRMDHLPPYLFARIDEMKEEKQRQGVDVIDLGVGDPDLPTPPHIVEALCDAARNPKNHHYPSYTGMLAYREAVADWYRTRFGVDLDAKKETLALIGSKEGIAHIAEAFVNPGEVVLAADPGYPVYKTSTLFAEGKVHEMPIRAENDFLPVLEDIPADVVKQAKLIFINYPNNPTAAIAPLSFFEEVVEFAREHEIVVVHDNAYSEITFDGYRAPSFLEADGAMEVGVEMHSLSKTYNMTGWRIGMACGNPEIVAGLGRVKTNVDSGAFNAIQHAAITALTGPQDCISEACSVYRERRDVLVKGLSEIGLDVTAPKATFYVWAPVDDSMAFAAQLLDKAGIVATPGIGFGKNGEGFIRFAITRSIERINEAVERMRGIDL, encoded by the coding sequence ATGTATTCGAGACGCATGGATCACCTTCCCCCCTACCTTTTTGCACGCATTGACGAGATGAAAGAGGAGAAGCAGCGTCAGGGTGTCGACGTCATCGACCTCGGGGTCGGCGACCCGGATCTTCCCACCCCGCCGCACATCGTGGAGGCGCTCTGCGACGCGGCCAGGAACCCGAAGAACCACCACTACCCCTCCTACACCGGCATGCTCGCCTACCGCGAGGCGGTGGCCGACTGGTACCGGACCCGGTTCGGGGTCGACCTCGACGCGAAAAAGGAGACCCTCGCGCTCATCGGCTCGAAAGAAGGCATCGCGCACATCGCCGAGGCCTTCGTCAACCCCGGGGAGGTCGTCCTCGCCGCCGACCCGGGTTACCCGGTCTACAAGACCTCCACGCTCTTTGCCGAGGGCAAAGTCCACGAGATGCCCATCCGCGCCGAGAACGACTTCCTCCCGGTGCTCGAGGATATCCCTGCCGACGTCGTGAAGCAGGCGAAGTTGATCTTCATCAACTACCCGAACAACCCCACAGCCGCAATAGCGCCCCTCTCGTTCTTCGAGGAAGTCGTCGAGTTTGCGCGGGAGCACGAGATCGTCGTCGTCCACGACAACGCCTACTCTGAGATCACCTTCGACGGCTACCGGGCGCCCTCGTTCCTCGAGGCCGACGGCGCGATGGAGGTCGGGGTCGAGATGCACTCGCTCTCGAAGACCTACAACATGACCGGGTGGCGGATCGGGATGGCCTGCGGAAACCCGGAGATCGTCGCAGGGCTCGGCCGGGTCAAGACCAACGTCGACTCGGGCGCGTTCAACGCCATCCAGCACGCCGCGATCACCGCGCTCACCGGCCCGCAGGACTGCATCTCGGAGGCCTGCTCGGTCTACCGGGAACGCCGGGACGTGCTCGTGAAAGGGCTTTCCGAGATCGGGCTCGACGTCACGGCGCCGAAGGCCACCTTCTACGTCTGGGCACCGGTCGACGACAGCATGGCGTTTGCCGCACAGCTCCTCGACAAAGCCGGGATCGTCGCGACCCCGGGCATCGGGTTCGGCAAGAACGGCGAAGGATTCATCCGGTTCGCGATCACCCGGTCGATCGAGCGGATCAACGAGGCCGTAGAGCGGATGCGGGGGATTGACCTGTGA
- the lysA gene encoding diaminopimelate decarboxylase, with product MILPSHLTVRDGHLRIGEHDTVDLAERFGTPLYVTDEMRIRGNFQRLSGALTAHYPKIRVLYAAKANGNLAIFKTLASQGAGADVFSAGEVALALAAGMLPSSLLFNGSSKTPADLALAVEKGIRVSVDSPDELRQLDRAAGAAGTTVEIAFRVNPAIEVPTHPKIATGLATSKFGIPAGQILDAYREALALEHVKPVGIHCHIGSQILDVEPFAHEVEVLIDVARDLLDIGVNLSFIDIGGGLGIPYHRETDRAPTPEEYAEAVMPVFLRGIKELGIEPELWVEPGRWLIGDSTVLLTRVNSVKTAHKTFANVDAGFNLLVRPTMYDSYHEVVAANRADAPAVREYSVTGPICETGDILAKDRMLPELEAGDLIAVLDAGAYGFAMSSQYNSRPRCAEVLLAGEKAALMRRAETIDDLTAPMVTVPWQE from the coding sequence GTGATCCTCCCCTCGCACCTCACGGTCAGGGACGGCCATCTCCGGATCGGCGAGCACGACACGGTGGATCTCGCGGAACGGTTCGGCACCCCGCTTTACGTCACCGACGAGATGCGGATCCGCGGGAACTTCCAGAGGCTTTCGGGCGCGCTCACCGCCCACTACCCCAAAATCCGTGTCCTCTACGCCGCGAAGGCAAACGGCAACCTGGCGATCTTTAAGACGCTCGCATCACAGGGCGCCGGGGCCGACGTCTTCTCTGCGGGAGAGGTCGCGCTCGCCCTCGCCGCCGGGATGCTTCCTTCGTCGCTCCTCTTCAACGGGAGCTCGAAGACCCCCGCCGACCTCGCCCTCGCGGTCGAGAAGGGCATCCGGGTCTCGGTGGACTCACCAGACGAACTCCGGCAGCTCGACCGCGCGGCGGGAGCGGCGGGAACAACCGTCGAGATCGCGTTCAGGGTCAACCCGGCAATCGAGGTCCCCACCCACCCGAAGATCGCGACGGGGCTTGCGACGAGCAAGTTCGGTATTCCCGCAGGGCAGATCCTGGATGCCTACAGGGAAGCGCTCGCGCTCGAGCACGTAAAACCGGTCGGGATCCACTGCCACATCGGCTCGCAGATCCTCGACGTGGAGCCCTTCGCCCACGAGGTTGAGGTGCTGATCGACGTCGCCCGCGATCTCCTCGATATCGGGGTCAACCTCTCGTTCATCGATATCGGGGGCGGCCTCGGCATCCCCTACCACCGGGAGACCGATCGCGCCCCGACGCCGGAGGAGTACGCGGAAGCGGTCATGCCGGTCTTCCTTCGCGGCATCAAAGAACTCGGGATCGAGCCCGAACTCTGGGTCGAGCCGGGCCGGTGGCTCATCGGCGACTCGACGGTCCTCTTGACAAGGGTCAACTCCGTCAAGACCGCCCATAAGACCTTCGCGAACGTCGACGCCGGGTTCAACCTTCTCGTCCGGCCGACGATGTACGATTCTTACCACGAGGTCGTGGCGGCGAACAGGGCCGACGCGCCCGCCGTGCGGGAGTACTCCGTCACGGGGCCGATCTGCGAGACCGGCGACATCCTCGCGAAAGACCGGATGCTCCCCGAACTCGAGGCAGGCGATCTCATCGCGGTGCTGGACGCCGGGGCCTACGGGTTTGCGATGTCGTCGCAGTACAACAGCCGGCCCCGCTGCGCCGAGGTGCTCCTCGCGGGCGAGAAGGCGGCGCTGATGCGCCGGGCCGAGACGATCGACGACCTGACCGCCCCCATGGTGACGGTGCCCTGGCAGGAGTAA
- a CDS encoding nucleotide-binding protein: MKFHYLLVDDLLEKGEFERRVEGKVAESGDLLDERTAAMLVVKDLGRSHIRIRDLAAAPSLACFFAKVLAVEEPREFERPDGTPGLVANVTVGDETGRARLTLWDEKAAGVSEIEAGDVLEILGRPKGKGKVPDVTAVAVQEAACEISCDEGRDASAPGPAGDLEVRLISIESPRAFVRRDGTPGEMVEAVIGNEDGVFRLVAWAPAVLLGVEPGENVVIRGAVARENDRGVEYSLGESASVVHSDGEIDLPMNTVAGIEEGGTYSLAGTVLSVQPPHSFTTRNGRQSSVRNLVIADPTGEIPVVVWGEKADEHLVPGDRIEVYNATARRGRYGDLEVHLSWGSALVLLAQEEKEVEVEGTIIATREGIALDTGDACYLLDEPLPIGSRVRARGRVHRGVICLSDIEAVMPDQKDLQRRLDRFAEEPRS; the protein is encoded by the coding sequence GTGAAGTTCCACTACCTCCTGGTCGACGACCTTCTCGAGAAGGGAGAGTTCGAGCGGCGGGTGGAGGGGAAGGTGGCAGAGTCGGGAGACCTCCTCGACGAACGGACTGCCGCGATGCTGGTCGTCAAAGACCTGGGGCGCTCGCACATCCGGATACGCGACCTTGCGGCCGCCCCGAGCCTCGCGTGCTTCTTTGCGAAGGTGCTCGCCGTCGAGGAGCCCCGGGAGTTCGAGCGGCCCGACGGCACGCCCGGCCTTGTCGCGAACGTGACGGTGGGCGACGAAACCGGCAGGGCCCGGCTGACCCTCTGGGACGAGAAGGCCGCTGGCGTCTCCGAGATCGAGGCGGGCGACGTGCTCGAGATCCTCGGCCGGCCGAAGGGCAAAGGAAAGGTCCCCGACGTCACCGCCGTCGCCGTCCAGGAGGCGGCATGCGAGATCTCCTGTGATGAGGGGAGAGACGCTTCGGCTCCCGGACCGGCGGGCGATCTCGAGGTCCGGCTGATCTCGATCGAGAGCCCACGGGCGTTCGTCCGCCGCGACGGAACACCCGGCGAGATGGTCGAAGCGGTGATCGGGAACGAAGACGGCGTATTCCGGCTCGTCGCCTGGGCACCGGCCGTCCTTCTCGGGGTGGAACCGGGAGAGAACGTCGTCATCCGCGGGGCGGTTGCACGCGAAAACGACCGGGGGGTCGAGTACAGTCTCGGCGAATCCGCGTCCGTCGTGCACTCCGACGGTGAGATCGACCTCCCCATGAACACCGTCGCCGGTATCGAGGAAGGCGGGACCTACTCGCTTGCCGGAACGGTTCTCTCCGTCCAGCCCCCGCACTCGTTCACCACGCGGAACGGGCGGCAGTCCTCGGTCAGGAACCTGGTCATCGCCGATCCGACCGGCGAGATCCCGGTCGTCGTCTGGGGCGAGAAGGCGGACGAACATCTGGTGCCCGGCGACCGGATCGAGGTCTACAACGCGACCGCACGGCGGGGCCGGTACGGCGATCTCGAGGTGCACCTCTCGTGGGGGAGCGCCCTCGTTCTCCTCGCACAGGAGGAGAAGGAGGTGGAGGTCGAAGGGACGATCATCGCCACCCGGGAGGGGATCGCTCTTGATACCGGTGATGCCTGCTACCTCCTCGACGAGCCGCTGCCCATCGGATCTCGTGTGCGCGCCCGGGGCCGGGTGCATAGGGGCGTGATCTGTCTGAGCGATATCGAGGCAGTAATGCCCGATCAAAAGGATCTGCAGCGCCGCCTGGATCGGTTCGCCGAAGAACCCCGATCCTGA